A genomic stretch from Hemibagrus wyckioides isolate EC202008001 linkage group LG20, SWU_Hwy_1.0, whole genome shotgun sequence includes:
- the phb2a gene encoding prohibitin-2a, with translation MAGKEPGGFLQQLRQIAGRMSAGGPRGAGLGVKLLIGAGALAYGVKEATYTVEGGQRAIIFNRIGGMQMDTVLAEGLHFRIPWFQYPIIYDIRARPRKISSLTGSKDLQMVNIALRVLSRPVASNLPFLYQHLGQDYDERVLPSIVNEVLKSVVAKFNASQLITQRAQVSLLIRRELIERAKDFNIILDDVAITELSFSKEYTAAVEAKQVAQQEAQRAQFYVEKAKQDQKQKIIQAEGEAQAAKMLGEAVTKNPGYLKLRRIRAAQNIAKTVSTSQNRVYLNADNLVLNLQDSSFNNLSLGK, from the exons ATGGCTGGAAAAGAACCCGGA GGTTTTCTGCAGCAGCTGAGGCAGATTGCAGGCCGGATGTCTGCCGGCGGTCCGAGAGGTGCCGGCCTCGGCGTCAAACTGCTCATCGGTGCTGGAGCACTGGCTTATGGTGTTAAAGAAGCTACCTATACAG TGGAAGGTGGACAGAGGGCCATCATCTTCAACAGAATTGGAGGCATGCAGATGGACACAGTGCTCGCAGAGGGGCTGCATTTCAG GATACCATGGTTCCAGTATCCAATCATTTATGACATCCGAGCAAGACCTCGCAAGATTTCCTCCCTCACTGGAAGCAAAG ATCTTCAGATGGTGAACATCGCTCTGCGTGTGCTGTCACGGCCCGTGGCCTCAAACCTGCCCTTCCTGTACCAGCACCTTGGCCAGGACTATGACGAGCGGGTGCTGCCCTCCATCGTCAACGAGGTCCTGAAGAGCGTCGTAGCCAAGTTTAATGCCTCACAGCTCATCACACAGAGAGCACAG gtgtcTCTGCTGATCCGGAGGGAGCTGATCGAGAGAGCTAAAGACTTCAACATCATTCTGGATGATGTGGCCATTACAGAGCTCAGCTTCAGCAAGGAGTATACAGCTGCTGTAGAGGCCAAGCAAGTCG CCCAGCAGGAGGCCCAGAGGGCTCAGTTCTACGTCGAGAAGGCCAAGCAGGACCAGAAGCAGAAGATCATCCAGGCTGAGGGAGAGGCTCAGGCTGCTAAAATG cTGGGTGAAGCCGTAACGAAGAACCCCGGCTACCTTAAACTGAGACGCATCCGCGCCGCCCAGAACATCGCCAAGACG GTGTCGACCTCGCAGAATAGAGTATACCTGAATGCAGACAATCTAGTGCTGAACCTTCAGGACAGCTCCTTCAACAA CCTGTCCCTGGGGAAATGA